Part of the Halorhabdus utahensis DSM 12940 genome, GCCAGCAACACCACGGCAACGGGAACCCGATATCTCATACTCGGACATTGGTGGCGTCTCCGTATAAACCCAAACAGTCGTTCGGACCGTTCAGTTGTCGGCCACAGTCCCTCAAATCGTCCAATTGCGTTTATAGCTCCGTCCAAGGCGGTCTCATGCGGTCTTATCACTCTCGCTGACAGTGCGGTACTGTGGGACGAACCGCCTGCCGAAGATTTATGTTCGACAGTGTGGTGTATGTTATTGTATAGCATGTTCGAAGCATTCTCGGGATCGTACTACCTCGGACGGTTGTACGTCGAGCCACGGAACGGAACGGAGCCGGCGATGTCACGACGACAGTACGAGACAGTTCACCGCCAGCTCTATGATGTGGACGGCAACGACCAACCACTGGTGATGAAACTCGACCAGCGACACTTTCCGGTCACCGGTGTCGAGTCCGTGCCGGCGGACACACTTGCAGTGCCCCCCGAGATACTTTCGGACTCTCGCGTCGAGAACCCGCCGTCGTTGCGAGAGGTGCTGCTTGCGACGGCGGACCGGGCCGACCAGCTGCTG contains:
- a CDS encoding DUF5802 family protein, which gives rise to MFEAFSGSYYLGRLYVEPRNGTEPAMSRRQYETVHRQLYDVDGNDQPLVMKLDQRHFPVTGVESVPADTLAVPPEILSDSRVENPPSLREVLLATADRADQLLSLTGGGGRPEAASEQSAGLGSNDGRPTGI